From the Colias croceus chromosome 20, ilColCroc2.1 genome, the window CACCTGCTGTACTTGCGAGCTATCGAGTGGCAGTGCCACCTGGAGGCGTGTCTCGCTAAGAGCGACAGTCAGGTGAGGATTGTGATTGTATTGAAGTAAAAGTTAAGCTAATAAAAGTGAGTCGGGTGAAGTGGGAAAAAATGGGAATAGTATAGCTACTGTCGATAAAATAGGAAGACGGAGATGGATAATTAAAGTTTTGAAACATCATAAGAAATGCATTAAGCACTATTATACATTATCCATAGTTATTCGTcacaaaattcaattttacaaAGACTTAATAAAAGTAAGCGCTTAGTTTCtaacttttagtaaaaaattgaaatttatttcgtaATGAATTCACTCATTGtgacaaagaaaaataaaaacactacACCGCAAAATTTCTAACGATCGTGCGACATCCACGCACGAGTcacttgaaatatttattgccaAATTAAAAGCATTGTTCATTTCAAGTTTCGCACGATTCGGCGCGTCAACAATAATAGTGCAATCAACCCCCCGCTAGTGTTTGCAAACACGACCCTAAATAGCGCTAACAATGATCTCTCCGACCCACGCCAGTTAAGTGTACACAACCACACGTCACGTGTCGTAAATATTGTATGGAGTGTGTTGTGTTTCGCGGTCGCTAGGCTACTCGACCTATTTCTATACGCCTAGTTAACTTTTAGACCGACCGCTCGCATTAAAGGGTTAACTTATTTATACTCGTATATCTTTTGGGGCTACTTAATTTGACTGTAATGGGCGGTAACTGTAGGTTTGTAACTATTTTAGGATTATGGATAgttattaaacttaatttagTAGTGTACGTAAGAGCCGTAAAATTATTCTATTCAGATTTTATGTCCATGGGATGcgtttatttattcacatgCGACATTGTTGttgagtaaatattttaatcaaataaatgaatacgATGCcgtataaaatgaatattattattgttcgaaatgtagtaggtacataatctgaagtaacttttataataactattatattataatttttattagacACGATTTCTTGTAATAAATTCATGAGAAGAACGTacttttatcataattttattgtatctattacacgataatatatCTAACATAAAGTCATATAACCTAcccaacataaaataaaaatcgtatcgtaaataaaacaaacttatATTCCTTCCAGAACATAGTAACAGTAGAGCCGGCCAGCGACAGCGACGACGAGCCGGCACTGAAGCAGCCGCGGCTCAGCCGGCGCGGCTCGCCAAAGCGCCAACGCACGCCGCCGTGTGCACGCGTAAGGGACTACTCGGAGGACAGCAGACAGTCTGCGTCTGAGGTGAGCTATATTCATAGCTTGCTGATCTACTCATGCGGCATGTCTCATTTAAGGGGTAACTAATTGCTGCGTGTTTAAACTATACCACCAGTTAATAGGCTTGGCTACTCATTAAGCACACAGTTCACAGAGCTCGTGTAAGGAATCAAAGTGTATAGACGCGACTAGCAAATAAAAGCTCTCCGAAATGTTCGTCATTATCTATGCTTCAGTATCTATATTCCATTTCACTTCTTAACACTTAAATAGTTGTACACCtattgattaaattatttcgttCTAGCTTTTCACCCCCTTCGCCCACGtggttaaattattatgtggAAATTCCTATAGGAATTAGGCTACATAAGCTATTTAGACAGCTTCCTAACTATCTACTTACAGATCGCTCGATTTATGTTAGAAagacaaaaaacaaacattttctcatttataatattagtaaggattaCATTCAAACTCATCATTATTATCACACTAGACATATTTTACAAGCGTATTCCAAACAAAACATTGTACTAATATGCTctatactatataaaaatagatttcaGAACCTTTAATTAATGTGTTCATAAACAATTTCCAGGAGGAGCAAGAGTATGCAGTGATAAACACTTGGCGCAACTTCGGTTCGGACTGCGAGTGGGAGTCGAGCCGCAACAAGATGGCGGACGAGCGCCGCGTGCCCGCGAACCAATCGCCCGGCCTCGTGAGACGTATGCGCACAGATCAAACCGTGCCCGCTACTGATGAGATTGATGGTAAGGTCTTACACATATACATGCatgaaaaggaaaaaaaatagacgtgtgtataaaaaatttaacagaCAGATTATGGACTTATATTACTGGAAAATACAATttgtcaaaataatataaccaattaaaattaatggaaTAACGTAGCTTTCTACCCGTGAAATAGTAATCAAATTtgtttaagtttataatttttaaccgacttctatccattacaaacacaaataaaaatacctattgtGGATaacactttttttattaattcattatacaaatattcgTCTAATATGGTAAGATATAACCTTTTGAATAAACAACATgctataaatgttaaaataagaGGTTTGTATTACCATATTTATGCGAAACATCTCGAATATTTTCAATGCATTACTCGCTCATTTACAAACCAAACAAAGCGGTGTTATTATTAGTTAATGCATTGAGTACGAGTTGTTTACAAACTGACTAAGAGTGACTGACTATTTACAATTCGCTTTCATAAAGCATTCCTCTCTTGCAGGCAACGAGACGCGCATGGACGATGTTCCGAGAGAAATCAAAACTCCCCCCACCGTGATCAAAAGGAAGAAACCAATCGATACGTCACGATTCAATCAATCCGATCGGAAATCCAAGAACTGCGCAACGTTTTACTTCAGACATCACGATACGGATTCCGATAGGCAAATGATTGAAACGGACGAAAAATCGCAAGACGAATCTTCGGAAGAGGAATGGACATATGTAAATGGCCCTAAAGTAGCAAACGAAGATTCTACAGACATAATGACGTCATCGGTTGAAATTCAATGCGAACTGCCAGTGGATGAAAAGAAAACAGCATCGCCTAAACCTAAATTGGAATCCAGCACGCCAGACTTATTACGGGTCGATCAGAACTCAAGGTGCAAGGATATAGAACGGCTAGTGATTCAAGCAGAGGAATTGGTACAGAAGCAAGCGCAGCAAATGGCAAAGAAAAAGGGATCGAGGAGTTTCAAACCATTAATGTTGGAAGAGGAAGGGAAGTCGGTCAGTAGAGCTAAGATGTCAAGGATAAAGGAATGGCTGAATCAGAGCTCGGATGGGAAAAATGATAGCAATCAGGTTAGTGTAACGAATATTTATCTCAGAGATCTACAGACGATGTATCTGTATATGAATGACCATAGGTTTCTggaattgatttttatttaaagtgcAATTGCTGATTTATAGGTGTTGCAAATCTTCATTCAATACAACACTGAACTAAAGATATATTTAAGTTGTATGTAGAATCTAAATGGGATTTCAGAACAAAAATTTTTCATACTTTCAGAAGTTCAAAGCTATTTTAAATACTGTATATCACaatcaaaaatattcactAATCATTAAATTGTCTCTTTCCAGGGCACGGAAAACTATGACGCATCTGGCGAATACACAACGGAAAGTGAAGTGGACACATCGCTAACATCTGAAGAGAGGAATATACATTCTTCCATGGACATGAGCACGTCTACTTGCACCGTCACACCGACTCATCAGGCGAAGGTAATTTGTGTTTGCTTTGTGTAATAAAAAcgctaaaataaatgtttaatgtttacaaAAGGACATTCCAAATATCATATATGCTAGGATATATAAAAGACAAGACtaaatttttcttaacttttCATTGagtaatgattattttcaattttcataatttaagataatattatatgcacaatgcacataactaattcacatttttagcAATAACTTTGTGGTGTTTTAAAAGCCCATATCAATAAATTGacagttttaattatagaCAAAAGagatgcaaataaaaataatatcatattcaTCCACctgtcatttatttaaaaaaataacatcattATAGCCTACGTGGCAATTTCACTAACTATgtttgtaataactaatattttctatgtctaacaaacaataaaaccaTAGATATCACCCTGTGCTAATAAATCCACACTAACCCAGGTGCAACTGCGCAAGAAGCGGGTCGGCAACAGCGCTCGCCCGTGGTCGGTCTCCTGTCTGTCTCAACTCAGCGGCGCGGCAACGTCGCTGGCCACGCCCACTAACGAGATCTCGCATAATATGTCCATATCGGAATCAGCTCTGAATATGCTCGCTTCACCACAAAGAGTGACTCCAGGGAATTCTAGTTCGAAGTTACGCGGCAGTTCTACTACTGTACAGGTgggttttgtttatttcataacAAGTAATTAACAGGTTTGTTTGTTGCTAAATGATTGTTCGCTTTTATACGTGTTTTGCaatgttttattcaatttgcttttattatattgtgatttggtgatttgttttattgacaTCATATAGTAAGATAGGAAGATATTACTGTGTGATATTTGGAATTTATTGTCGTAAAACAACAGGGAATGCATGTGAGTGAGaagaataattttttatttacagtatTCTTAATAGTTCCTTGTTTAGCAAagaaatgtaaatcttattatttagtataGTGTAGTTTTCCCTAATTGCGTcagtagtaaaaaaaaattggtggcTAAACAACTAAAAGAGCATGAAATGAATGTGAATGTGTGTGTGCAAAAAATTTCATTACCTTAGTAGAATTTTCCCTAGATACCACATGATTGCTCGTgcaaaaatatgtttctaATGTGTGTTTTAAATTCAGGGCCACATTTCAAGCACGAACACTATGACTGAAGCGTGCACATCTTGCGTGGAGGGTGATAAACAGTGTTGGTTGCGACGAAAGAGATTGCGACTTAGAAGAGCCGGGACCAATCGCAGTGAGAGGCTTGTGAAGTCGCTGTCGTTCTGCGGACGGATCAGCCCTGATGTGGACGGGGTTGAGAGAAGTGCGGCTAGTGATCCAGCTACTAGTAGGAAGAGTCGGTAAGTTGGAGTGTAGATTAGATAGGGTAATGGTGGCAAGTAGTCGTTCTTATCAGTGTTGGCTGCGGTGTTAGCGGCTGCGGTTGCAAGCtggatttttataaatttacagaAATATCGTAGcagactttttttttaattgaacaaCAACATTGgtggtatttatttaaaatatgatataatttgccaaaatattataaatagagctttaatgtattttctaaaaaatacataaaagttGATAAGggaatttaatattgtaactttcttatttaaaaatcgattcactatttgaaattaaattgtagaaaaaatataaaattctataactgtatatttatatctaacttTTTTCCATCTGCAGGTTCGACACAACGTCCACGTCAGGCAACGACAGCGACGAGGAACTGATCAAACAGCAAGTGGCGACCATAGCGAATCTGCGCAAGAGCATAGAGAAGACGCACATCTCTTCTAAAGAACAAGACAGTGCCATCCCTGAACAGAACGAGACGGAACAAGTGGCTCCCAGCTTCAAACTCGGTCCAGAAGGCGGTTTAGTTCGACCGAGGCTCACGAAAAGTATGGAACGGGAACGGTCGTTTTTGGCTCTCAGTTTGGGAGACCCGAGCCAAATGTGGGATCTCTGCGTGGATAAGGACTCGGATATAGATAAGAGCGTGACGGCCGGCACGGAGGAACATAGCTCGTTTTCTGAACAGGCGTGGGACTTCTATCAGGTGAGAGTTTTGACGCAAAGTTATGATTTAGTCAGTTTTTGTTAATTCTTAATTCCTAGGGCATTAGAGCTAATCGTATATATTGATGAAATagttagtaggtaggtaatttttatttcctgAAAGTTGAAGTTTTATCACCGGGTTGATTAaggatttattttcattcaattcatgatttttgaattaaatgcCATTCACAGTTATTaccaaacatttttttcgatATAGTTTTTGCCCTAATATTGTCTTTTGCGTCATATTTGTGCccagaatgaaaaataatattttttatgaatcgCGTTTAAATTATATGCTTGTATGATATTTTATCTAACCGCTGTCAATGCAAGTTTAGCTATTAGATTtgataaattgaattgaaagAATGACACAATTAtaactgttttattattgtcaacaggaaaaatataattcagaACCATATTCAGAAGCTCCGGACTCGGATGCCGCGCGTCGTTTGTTGGAATTCGGTGACGACTACAGAGCATTTTTGGACTCACAGTCGGACTGTTGCTCAAGTCTTTCAGCACAACCGGAAAATGACCTGAGTCCCAGCGGTACACGCAGACGGCGACCTCCTTCAGATATATCACGAGAGAGGAGCCTACCTAGACACAAGCGACCTTCGCGAACGTCCCCTGTAGAAACCCCAGTCAGAAAGCCCAAAAAATCAATGTCCAGCGCCGAACGCAAAAAGAACTTACTCGACAGTTTAGAAAGATCTAGAAACAACACGAGCATAGAGAGCAACGACGGGGGCCGCAGGCGAAAGCCCTCCGAGAGCGAACGCAGAAACAGCAAACGGTCCCCCGAATTCGACTTGCTCAACATACAAGCGCTCAGCCGCAGACGTCACAGCTCAAACCTCACCAGCGACGAAGTGAACAGCTCGCTCGAGTACACGGAAGTTAACAACAGACCGGATATATTAGATTCATTGAATAGAAGACGCAAGGAGAACGGCGAAGCGGAGTTGCAGAAAGTTGCGCTGTCCGAATTGCGCAGGCGTTCAACAGAGAGCGGGGATTCGGAGGACTCGTCGTCGTCGCCGAAGCACAGCCGGCGCGGGCGGGGCTCGGGCTCGGAGGCGGGCTCGGTGCGCACGCTGGTGCGGCGCTCGGGCGCGCAGCTCGACGCGGCCGAGGCGCTGCTGGCGCGCGACGCCGAGCCCGACCTGCTGCGGGCCGTCGACTACGTAAGGACACACTTCGATACCGATTACAGCAGCTACGCCGACTGCCGCTCGTGCGTCGCGCGCCCCGCCTGCTTCCGCTCGCGCATCTGTCTCGCGGTCACCGCCTTCTCTATCATGATCATTGTTTACGTTCACCTCCAATGACACGCGGCTTGGGCCTGTGCGATTGTCGTGATCTCGTATGTGAGTATGCGAGTCAGGTACGCTGCGATTGTCAGATTGCGGACGGAGTGTGTACGAGACGCACAAAGGGATCGTTGTGGCTAGTACTGTTTCGAGTGGGGCGTTAGCGCGTCCGCGGTAGTGATCGATGGTGAAAATTTCATTCCATTagaaaatatatctttattttttttcaagtaatCTTAATTTATCGCCTATTACTGGTAgtgtttcttattatttcattagtggtggaaattatttaatacattccCGTTATACCATTAAGTAGGTTatcgttaaattattttcttatatttaaacATCGTAGGTACAAATTGTAAGCATTTTTGGAATAAGTTAAAATCTGACAAACGCAGTTTTTACGCGTTATGTCTGCGACAATTCGGCCatgaatttcaattaatttgtcAAATGCATCAgcaagatataatattatcacggaaagtttatattattattatttcttgaaaAGATTGTCGCATGCATTCCGTATAACCTTTTTGTTTGACAGGTGTTTGAAATCATTGTCtacttatgtatgtatttattattttttccgaTCCCTATGATGTAGTTTCACAGAGCTTTGCAGTGAAACTATGTCATTACTCAAatcacatatttatttatgtcttGTGTGtgcctgttttttttttaaattcccctttttgtttgtttgtttgagttCTTTAAAATACTAACAGCGTTTGTGATATGTTTGTGTAGCTCCTCTACTAACTGCCTGTTTGATTCTTCTAAATTTATCTACTCTTATTTTGGTGGTGATAACTCGGTGCTAGGTTCATTCTAACTTTTAGATATATTCgagcaatatatttatataacaaagTTAATGGTTGCTTGTGCAGTTGGCGCGTCGAAGCCGATGATGCTTCTAATCACTGACACTCGAAAAGTCAAATTGACAGATGTCACATTTGACGTTTTCGTTTCAGTTCAAAAATTAGGCAATGGTACTTAAGTGAATCTAAACGTGATTTCTTGTCATAGCGTGATATTTATACGTGTATTTATATGTTAGcgagtaaaataatattcgttgtttaattttattaaacgttaataataattattaattattattgataggTCTACACTAAAAGCCTAACAATATGTGATTTGACTGAACTCCGCATCATCTCATTACTAACAATTGTACATGTACTAACTTTAGCTTGACTAGGGTTAGGTTGttaattgatgttttttttttaacaaaatgtcAAACGCACAGTGATCTTTGTATTAAACTTTTACGAGAATAAATGAGTCAGTTTGAAAGTAAAAAATGGAGTTTCAGTCAATTAACACCCTTCTCTATCAGcgatgtatttaattttgaaattattagcagttttgtttttaattttcttagaAATATTAGGGTTGCTCAAAATTCTAAACTTTCCGTGTGGGATACATTTTGACTTGGCTTCTCTAATCTGTATCTttaagttttgtttgttttgcttTCAAAATTTGCggcatgttttattaatatttttatttgtctatgtaagctattttttttgtcagtttaaatttgatttttgaaattgtaatttgtGAGATTTGGAGAAGTTTGTGTGGCGAATATATTTAGtaagttttgttttactaCAATACTTTGTGAAATATGCCATTTGAAGCAGGATTGGTTAGAATGGACTTTTTTCTATACAGACGGAGGTCGTTACGCGTTGCCGCGAAAACATCAATCTATTGGAAGTGGCTTTAGCTGACAGCACATTGTCGCCATCTTTACAGCGGGATGTTAGAGGTTTGTGaatgtttttaatacaatatgtcctaagaatataatataccatTATGACGAAAGAAACCTTATGAGCAAAATCGTTTCCTACTAGGTATCAATAAGCTGATAAACAAAGTATTGAATgataacaatttatataaaagtcTATGGGcattatttttgaagatttcAATGAAAGTAATTCGCATGCACAGAAGTATTTTATCCCGACACACTTTAATTATCCAGTTAAcagttaaaaagtatttaattggGATTATTTCACAATATGATTTTATCCATAAATTAGGCAATACGTTCGCCATTCGATACAGCACAAAACAAGTGCATTTATTAGTGCCAGGAGAACGGTTGTAGGATAAGGTTCCAATATCGAGTTACCGATTAATGCAACCTCTGTGGTCGAGCGGTTTGCTTGGAACAACTGGTTTTGTGCTAAAGTTTTTAAGGAAGGATTTTTAATTGAAGTATAAGATGTACGGGAGggtatgaaattttaataagtagaTAAGCATAAAGTGCTTTTATGAGACTGAGTATAATCAATTGATGATGCTAAtttgattaagttttaaagcGAAGATTTAAATGagatatttttaacacattgtTATTATACTACACctacatacattttaaaacacCTATACCTGTTCATTCCTTGGTCTGGGAcaaaatgcataatattaaattatacaattcaAACTTCTTTCTTGTCAAAATATAGTTGAGTAGTTGTTGTCACTGAGagaaaattcttaaaaaccatttttttctagTGTTAATTCCAAATTAATTCAAGTGCGTTAATTACTCATACTTGgtcttataaaaaaacatttaagcGTCAAACAAGCAGTATCacagataattaatttcaaacgcAGTCTGTGGCCGCGGCCATATTGGGATCTTAACCAGTTTCCGAACGAAGACCTTTGCACAATCGCGATCAAGGCAACGTGTTTAATTCCCAGTATTTAAGTTTCAGGTCTGGTTCGCCTCGGCTTAGTTTTTATTCACACATGATTTGTAGCGCAAATGTCGATAATTATAGCCATTAAATTATCTTCTAAGAGCACTCGATCATTCGTTTGAGGTCACTTATTTAGGAATGTACTCCGTAGTTGTGTGCAATAAGGTCGCTTTTTGCTCGTCTAAATGTACGTCAGTTGTTTTGTATTTACCTACTCGTTACGTACTCTcagataattatttgttttagatACAAAGATTCTGTAATGCTACGTatgtttacaattaatataaatgagGTGCTTGTGagaataggttttattatttttattgaatgtcGGATCAGGTTAGTTGGTATTTCTGAGCATCTCTTTTGTAGATTATCTCGTTAGATCTATCTGAACtcttttaatgtgtttttattgaattaatgaataaaatcatTACCCCGAGATCTGAACACACTATTTTTGCTTCAAAAAcctactattttatatttccaaaTTACAAATGATAGCCCAGTTCGGACATTAACGATCGAAATCTCCAAAATTTCAAAGCGGACATCAAAAGCCGTATTCATATTGACGTTTTAACATCGCTAAATTATTTGGGCTGTAAcataataactaaaatttcAAATGGCTTGTATCCCGGAAGCAGCGATACGGGGGACGGCCACACGCCCGGTCTTTTGGTTCCATCTATTTCTGCCAACGAAAGCGGAACGGTTGTGACATTGCGCAAGCGAAGACGGGTATCCTTGCTAATGCTAATTAGTAGAATGATTATTTGCGTTGCTTTATTTTTAGGGGTGCAACTTGGTAAACACGATTTTTCGTAGTGATACCTACTCAATGTTTTTATGGAAGCAAAATTGGTTGTCCTTCATTTTTGGGTTCAAATATGTTTTGTAACTATTCGTAtcggtttaaataaaatctacgaagAATGAAGAATGGTCGACTTGGCccttatattgtaataaaaatctctcttttaaatatatctaagGGCGGTTTAACGAACACTTTTCGGGATTTATTTCAAGATACCGTAAGCAAGGTTTTTAAAGAAGATAAATTGCAGTTAAGtgcttttaaaatgtttaaccCTCTGGAGAATTACTTAAAAGCTTCTTAAGAGATAATAAGTATACCGCGGCTTCACAAATagtatttctaaatatgtcCCAGAGATTATAAATGGTCGACAGTAAGAAgctgtgtttttttattattttaacatggaaaatattatgtgcgTGTTTGTTCGTTGATCGAATCATACGAATGATAGGATTCACGTCACCTTTTAACCTGTTTAATGCTTTGTGAAAatgttacatattatctttttaatattttgcgtATCAGTCATGTGTTTGTTACTAAATCCACACTACATCAAACATTGCGAGTCGGTTTACGCAAAAACCTTGCAACGAGGATAATTACAGACATCTCTGTTTTATATCGCACAGTTTCTGGAAATAAACTGCAGTAAAATGTGTGAATTTAacacttttattatttgtcgAAAGATCTGCTGTGCCAGCGGCCCATGTGTGCCACGCAATATTAACTAATCTATTCAGTTTATTTGTGATGCATATGTAAACAAACATAACAATTGacaataattcattttttcCACAAACATTAGCTCCTGTTTAGAGATGACATCATGGTCTTGTGTTAACACGTTGAATAAACATTTGATGTAACGATGCACTAATAAAATCTCATCAGTTTTATATCGATTTGGGAACGATAGTGTCGTAAAAATGGTTTCGTGTAGAATTGTTATCACTATCCGGGATTTAAGGAAGGGTGGTAGAAAATGTAAGTATTCTATTGTAAATTATAGGAAaaggaatattttatgaaGAGCGTTTTGCCTTTTTCGTATTTCGCTCTGAAATTACGTGGTCTAGAAGAAATGTTATTTGGTTATAATTTTACGAGATAGGTAATCGAATAATGTACAGCTTACCACGTTTAAGGTTTgccgtgtgtgtgtgtgtgtgtgtgtaggaaaatatttgaatgtaaaaattaaaaatataatttaagatttaattttttattcttaatttctattatacttaaaattaaattttgattattgatttataagtaggtaacttcAAGATTTCTGGCTTAAAAAATACGTTCTACATGACGTTATTATAGGTATGATATTTGCATTTCTTTTGCCTATTTTTTTgctaagtttaaataaatattaaaacaaattcaatattgaattttaaaatgatgtcATTATTGCAAGGTTGAATTCATGGACATTCTGAAAGTAAGtatgaatttaaatgaaatttttgtGAATCTGTGTTATCATTTAGCTGGTAACAGATAGTACATAAATGCTTAGCCATAggctaattttaaaattattttacttggGTAAAAGGAAGAACCTATGGTTCAAAATGTTTCTTTATTATAGAAGCTAttgaagtttttaaattatgagaattaaaaaatgtctCTAGCTAAATCAACAACCTTCAAATCAACAATCTTTTGAAACCATTGGATTAAtaatgcattaaaatataatgcgaTTAATTCCTATGCAGATTAAACAATTTCCATAACGACGGCCGAAGACGTGCAGCTATTATTGTTTATCAATCAATAAAGCGATAAAATAGCTGTATTGTTTTGTCAAGGCGAGACTTTTCAATCGCCTCAAGCGCTTTACAGCTCGTTCTCGAATAAATTTGAATTGTATTCTTTGGACTTTAGATCAGCTGTGAGCGCCGCGAGCGACGGACGCGTTTGTTGCGTGAAACGTAATCGCGAGTGACAGTTGTTGTGTATTTCGtacgttttataattttacgtaAATATGCGGTATTCGTAGACAAGTTTAGAGAGAAACTGGATGCGCACGAGTGATTATTACTTTCGCTGGCCGGTGATTGCGTTTTGCAATTGTTAACGTTAATttcgtttataatattgcgttggttgatattttgtttgtaaacgCGAAAGATATTGAAATGACCTTCGCCATTGCACGAGATAATTAGCGTGACTTTATGCGATTATttcgataaataaatactaaaagcGAGCAATAATGTAGCTGTACTGATCGCTATAT encodes:
- the LOC123700696 gene encoding uncharacterized protein LOC123700696 isoform X1 codes for the protein MSTSFENSAMKSSFSLSSLKSAAYPNGPCDQLERPYHSLTKKRKEPCREAWRRSWGSAASGGSVADDLWPLLQHHYEYIMDNQIIDTCKEANGELLSNNASVLHGPRLLNPTSGFNRQWSLSQLISEFTELCQWLTHVQEEIYSSPENLSSRKLRTNRMSELVSVEPRRAKFIEQASAILDRIPEAGAEVSWRVEHLNVKWESLRLLLSPEQQQRDGDCSETVDTAHELRCLRRWLHVMEGRLPPPSLAAARAAPYHELLRKLREHQVLQRDVECHGRIVGSVVRLCGGGDAARALERRWHLLYLRAIEWQCHLEACLAKSDSQNIVTVEPASDSDDEPALKQPRLSRRGSPKRQRTPPCARVRDYSEDSRQSASEEEQEYAVINTWRNFGSDCEWESSRNKMADERRVPANQSPGLVRRMRTDQTVPATDEIDGNETRMDDVPREIKTPPTVIKRKKPIDTSRFNQSDRKSKNCATFYFRHHDTDSDRQMIETDEKSQDESSEEEWTYVNGPKVANEDSTDIMTSSVEIQCELPVDEKKTASPKPKLESSTPDLLRVDQNSRCKDIERLVIQAEELVQKQAQQMAKKKGSRSFKPLMLEEEGKSVSRAKMSRIKEWLNQSSDGKNDSNQGTENYDASGEYTTESEVDTSLTSEERNIHSSMDMSTSTCTVTPTHQAKVQLRKKRVGNSARPWSVSCLSQLSGAATSLATPTNEISHNMSISESALNMLASPQRVTPGNSSSKLRGSSTTVQGHISSTNTMTEACTSCVEGDKQCWLRRKRLRLRRAGTNRSERLVKSLSFCGRISPDVDGVERSAASDPATSRKSRFDTTSTSGNDSDEELIKQQVATIANLRKSIEKTHISSKEQDSAIPEQNETEQVAPSFKLGPEGGLVRPRLTKSMERERSFLALSLGDPSQMWDLCVDKDSDIDKSVTAGTEEHSSFSEQAWDFYQEKYNSEPYSEAPDSDAARRLLEFGDDYRAFLDSQSDCCSSLSAQPENDLSPSGTRRRRPPSDISRERSLPRHKRPSRTSPVETPVRKPKKSMSSAERKKNLLDSLERSRNNTSIESNDGGRRRKPSESERRNSKRSPEFDLLNIQALSRRRHSSNLTSDEVNSSLEYTEVNNRPDILDSLNRRRKENGEAELQKVALSELRRRSTESGDSEDSSSSPKHSRRGRGSGSEAGSVRTLVRRSGAQLDAAEALLARDAEPDLLRAVDYTEVVTRCRENINLLEVALADSTLSPSLQRDVRAVSARWSALRAAAIRRGGARRLRREIASLRETLDELCEHGDCAPQPHTRAQLHRRIEELKDRLSRLLECKVSMLKLTVSVRRALGEMETDESGLTADLTALLAAWDDAHQRTSNELLSLEKAVSAWAEWENALRELQGALRGDIATLQALREKGSKIDDQSEVAVQIRQLAASLVDKKKGGSTCDSLSDSGISDGDSENAGGRARRLSALRELAKRLQAALAPNSPAHRAIAKRMEQTENEVKILQESCRALVEQSIPDLKIDDDTDHAIVATSKTGSGDPDYNPRSGWVWRVLRSSIPIQLCLVALLLAAWLVERPKCCDALNSLAQTLTPQLRYVRGPPPV